The Malus domestica chromosome 10, GDT2T_hap1 genome contains a region encoding:
- the LOC103445706 gene encoding E3 ubiquitin protein ligase DRIP2-like → MANPVVRVRRETIAACMTCPLCDKLFRDATTISECLHTFCRKCIYNKISDEELEVCPICNIDLGCVPLEKLRPDHSLQDVRAKIFPFKRRKVSAPEVMPSVTLPARRKERSLSSLVVSTPRVSTQATMTGRRTKAVARKALQASSFLVERPIMKEEGSAEDHPESSSSPEVSNKSGQNNKQSSFSAEPSQPVSNKETENGGEPWEGKLDLWKPLNCLVEVANRTKSFKSNSQGSENKVEPGHVIASEPQVRKSKNKENKHKSKVEGEKNSNYPASPETVKPKKLRRIRRKRESFGESSISPQAVLDAAIGKHERRAGPIWFSLVASEDQEGDEPLPQIPTSYLRIKDGSVPVSFIHKYLMRKLDLTSEADVEIKCMGQPVVPTLEMYNLVDLWLQTASPSERITAPIGSSAKDFVMVLAYSRKVSNS, encoded by the exons ATGGCGAATCCAGTGGTGAGAGTGAGGAGGGAGACGATTGCAGCATGCATGACTTGTCCTCTCTGCGATAAGCTCTTCAGAGACGCCACCACCATATCTGAATGCCTTCACACGT TTTGCAGGAAGTGCATATATAATAAGATTTCAGACGAGGAACTAGAAGTCTGTCCAATATGCAACATAGACCTGGGTTGTGTTCCACTGGAGAAATTAAG GCCAGATCACAGCTTGCAAGATGTAAGGGCTAAGATTTTCCCTTTTAAAAGAAGAAAGGTTAGTGCACCTGAAGTTATGCCTTCAGTTACATTACCAgcaaggagaaaggagagaTCTCTCTCGTCGTTGGTGGTCAGCACTCCCAGAGTTTCAACACAAGCTACCATGACGGGAAGGAGAACAAAAGCTGTTGCGAGAAAGGCTTTACAGGCATCCAGTTTTTTGGTTGAGAGGCCTATTATGAAAGAGGAAGGTTCCGCGGAAGATCACCCTGAGAGCAGCAGCTCACCTGAGGTCTCAAATAAGTCTGGTCAAAATAACAAGCAG AGTTCTTTTTCTGCTGAGCCTAGCCAACCTGTATCCAATAAAGAAACTGAGAACGGCGGTGAACCATGGGAAGGGAAATTGGATCTCTGGAAACCATTAAATTGTTTGGTTGAAGTTGCGAATAGGACCAAGTCTTTCAAATCCAACTCCCAAGGGTCTGAAAATAAAGTAGAACCGGGGCATGTAATTGCCAGTGAACCTCAGGTTCGCAAGtccaaaaataaggaaaacaaacacaaatcGAAAGTAGAGGGGGAAAAGAATAGTAATTATCCTGCCTCTCCAGAAACAGTAAAACCTAAAAAGCTGCGTAGGATTCGACGAAAGAGGGAATCCTTTGGAGAATCAAGCATTTCACCCCAAGCTGTTCTGGATGCAGCCATTGGCAAACATGAAAGAAGGGCTGGTCCAATCTGGTTCTCACTCGTAGCTTCTGAAGATCA GGAAGGAGATGAACCCTTGCCTCAAATTCCGACGAGTTACTTAAGAATAAA AGATGGAAGTGTGCCAGTCTCGTTCATCCACAAATACCTAATGAGGAAACTAGATCTCACTAGCGAAGCCGAT GTTGAGATCAAATGTATGGGGCAACCAGTGGTTCCCACATTAGAGATGTATAATTTAGTTGATCTGTGGCTGCAAACGGCATCACCTTCAGAACGAATTACAGCACCCATCGGGTCCTCTGCGAAAGATTTTGTGATGGTGCTGGCTTATTCCCGAAAGGTCTCAAACTCCTAA
- the LOC103445704 gene encoding GABA transporter 1-like, with amino-acid sequence MSLPLPDPTAEAPKDEQVEVDHEGQVAQEEEEAKHGQGTWRHAAFHVATTIATPAAYAPLPFALASLGWPLGVSSLVGATLATWYSSFLVASLWKWDGKKHVTYRHLAKSIFGFWGYWSIAFFQQVASIGNNIAIQIAAGSSLKAVYKYYHSEGSLTLQHFIIFFGAFELLLSQLPDIHSLRWVNALCTFSTIGFAGTTIGVTIYNGKKIDRKSVSYSLDGSSSSKAFRAFNALGAIAFSFGDAMLPEIQNTVREPAKKNMYKGVSAAYGVIVLSYWQLAFTGYWAFGSQVQPYILSSLTVPQWTIVMANLFAVIQISGCFQIYCRPTYAYFEEGLLSHKTTSTSHFWLRKTLIRLAFTSIYMVLITLVAAAMPFFGDFVSICGAIGFTPLDFVFPALAYLKARRRRQTQNTKMYLSLLLLNFALVAWFSVVAVLGCIGAFKFIVEDVKTYQFFHDM; translated from the exons ATGTCACTTCCACTACCGGATCCAACAGCAGAAGCACCAAAAGATGAACAAGTGGAGGTGGATCATGAAGGGCAAGTagcacaagaagaagaagaagcaaaacaTGGTCAAGGCACGTGGAGGCACGCCGCTTTCCACGTGGCCACCACGATTGCTACCCCTGCCGCCTATGCTCCCCTGCCTTTCGCTTTGGCCTCTCTCGGCTGGCCTCTTG GGGTGAGCAGTTTGGTGGGAGCAACACTAGCCACGTGGTATTCAAGCTTTCTCGTTGCATCTCTGTGGAAATGGGATGGGAAGAAACACGTCACCTATCGCCACCTGGCAAAAAGCATTTTTG gGTTCTGGGGTTATTGGTCAATTGCATTTTTTCAACAGGTGGCCTCTATAGGCAATAATATAGCCATTCAGATTGCAGCTGGAAGCAGCCTTAAG GCTGTATACAAATATTATCACAGTGAAGGTAGCTTAACCCTGCAGcacttcatcattttctttgggGCATTTGAACTCTTGCTTTCTCAGCTGCCAGATATCCACTCACTGAGATGGGTAAATGCCCTGTGCACTTTCAGCACCATTGGCTTTGCTGGCACAACAATTGGTGTCACAATTTATAACG GGAAAAAGATTGACAGAAAATCAGTCAGTTATAGTTTGGATGGAAGCTCATCTTCTAAGGCCTTCAGAGCCTTTAACGCTCTTGGCGCAATTGCCTTTTCCTTTGGAGATGCAATGCTTCCGGAGATCCAG AATACAGTGAGAGAACCTGCAAAGAAGAACATGTATAAAGGTGTATCAGCAGCATATGGTGTCATTGTGTTGAGTTACTGGCAGTTGGCCTTCACTGGGTACTGGGCTTTTGGCTCACAAGTGCAACCTTACATCTTGTCTTCTCTAACTGTTCCCCAATGGACCATTGTCATGGCCAATCTTTTTGCTGTCATACAAATTTCAGGATGTTTTCAG ATATATTGCAGGCCAACATATGCCTACTTTGAGGAGGGACTCCTGTCACACAAAACCACCAGCACCAGTCATTTCTGGCTCCGAAAAACCCTAATTCGGCTTGCTTTCACCTCGATTTATATGGTTCTGATCACTCTTGTTGCAGCAGCCATGCCTTTCTTTGGGGACTTTGTGTCAATCTGTGGAGCAATTGGGTTCACACCTTTGGACTTTGTGTTCCCTGCTTTGGCATATTTAAAAGCTAGAAGAAGAAGGCAGACCCAAAACACCAAAATGTACCTTTCTTTGCTGCTTCTCAACTTTGCATTGGTTGCTTGGTTCTCTGTTGTGGCAGTTTTGGGCTGCATTGGTGCTTTCAAGTTTATAGTGGAAGATGTCAAGACTTACCAATTCTTTCATGATATGTAA
- the WRKY4 gene encoding probable WRKY transcription factor 21 isoform X1 produces MEEVEEANKTAVESCHRVLSLLSQPQEQVQYRNLTVETGKAVSRFKKVVSILNTGLGHARVRKLKKLQIPFPERILLDNPISIADRPSKTPHFLQSSFPENPTQDLSLDVKSALCLGNPSLELSTNGKTPIHPAQQVPPAQYHLLQQQRQHQQHQQQQQLQQRMLLQQHQMKQQTEMMYRRSNSGINLNFDSSSCTPTMSSTRSFISSLSIDGSVANFDGNSFHLIGAPLSSDQNSQHKRKCSARGDDGSVKCGGSSGRCHCSKKRKHRVKRSIKVPAISNKLADIPPDDYSWRKYGQKPIKGSPHPRGYYKCSSMRGCPARKHVERCLEEPSMLMVTYEGEHNHPRIPSQSTTT; encoded by the exons ATGGAGGAAGTTGAAGAAGCTAACAAAACAGCTGTTGAGAGCTGCCATAGAGTTCTTAGCCTATTGTCTCAGCCACAGGAACAAGTTCAGTATAGGAATCTAACGGTGGAAACTGGAAAGGCTGTGTCTAGGTTTAAGAAAGTTGTTTCCATTCTCAATACTGGTTTAGGTCATGCCAGAGTTAGAAAGCTTAAGAAGCTTCAAATCCCTTTTCCTGAAAGAATCCTTTTGGATAATCCTATATCGATTGCGGACCGTCCATCCAAAACTCCCCACTTTCTTCAATCTAGCTTCCCTGAAAACCCAACTCAAGATTTGAGTTTAGATGTTAAAAGTGCGTTGTGTTTGGGGAATCCATCGTTGGAATTGAGTACTAATGGAAAAACCCCAATTCACCCTGCCCAACAAGTGCCGCCCGCTCAATATCACTTGCTTCAGCAACAACGGCAGCACCAgcaacatcaacaacaacagcaaCTGCAGCAGAGGATGTTACTTCAGCAGCACCAGATGAAGCAGCAAACGGAAATGATGTATCGTAGGAGCAATAGTGGCATAAATCTGAATTTTGATAGCTCTAGCTGCACACCTACAATGTCATCTACAAGATCCTTCATTTCTTCCTTGAGCATAGATGGAAGTGTGGCTAACTTCGATGGTAATTCCTTTCATTTGATCGGGGCTCCTCTCTCTTCGGATCAGAATTCACAACATAAGAGGAAGTGTTCTGCTAGGGGAGACGATGGGAGTGTAAAATGCGGTGGTAGCAGTGGTAGATGTCACTGCTCAAAGAAGAG GAAGCATAGGGTTAAAAGGTCAATTAAGGTGCCTGCTATCAGTAACAAGCTTGCAGATATCCCTCCTGATGATTATTCATGGCGGAAATATGGCCAGAAGCCAATCAAGGGTTCCCCTCACCCTAG GGGATACTATAAATGCAGTAGCATGAGAGGTTGTCCAGCAAGGAAGCATGTCGAGAGGTGCTTGGAAGAACCATCCATGCTTATGGTTACCTACGAAGGTGAGCATAACCACCCAAGGATACCAT
- the LOC103445707 gene encoding magnesium transporter MRS2-I-like produces MCALEMARDGLLVPAAAETAQTQAQASAAAKKKTTSLRSWISLDHDGQGTVLDLDKHAIIRRVQIHARDLRLLDPLLSYPSTILGREKVIVLNLEHIKAIITADEVLLRDPLDDNVLPIVEELQRRLPPSSANFNGQGEEEDASGVQKDGEIDDENEFPFEFRALEVALEGICSFLDAQTRQLEAAAYPALDELTSKISSRNLDRVRKLKSAMTRLTNRVQKVRDELEQLLDDDDDMADLYLSRKMVGTSPISDSGAPNWSLASPTITIGSKVSRTSRASAATTVEEENDVEELEMLLEAYFMQIDGTLNKLTTLREYIDDTEDYINIQLDNHRNQLIQLELFLSSGTVCLSMCSLVAAIFGMNIPYTWNDGHEYVFKWVIIVTGMVCASLFLLIMSYAQHKGLVGS; encoded by the exons ATGTGCGCTCTGGAAATGGCCCGAGATGGGCTGCTGGTCCCGGCGGCGGCGGAGACTGCTCAGACGCAAGCTCAAGCCTCTGCCGCTGCCAAGAAGAAGACTACATCTTTGAGAAGCTGGATTTCGCTGGACCACGACGGGCAGGGAACTGTTTTGGATTTGGACAAGCACGCCATTATCCGCCGAGTTCAGATTCACGCTCGAGATCTTCGGCTTCTCGATCCATTGTTATCGTATCCGTCTACAATCTTGGGCAGAGAGAAAGTCATTGTTCTTAATTTGGAG CACATCAAAGCAATAATCACAGCGGATGAG GTATTGCTTAGAGACCCACTTGATGATAATGTACTACCTATTGTTGAGGAACTTCAAAGACGCTTGCCTCCATCAAGCGCCAATTTCAATGgccaaggagaagaagaagatgcttCTGGGGTACAAAAAGATGGCGAAATCGATGACGAAAATG AATTCCCATTCGAATTCCGAGCTTTAGAAGTTGCACTAGAAGGTATTTGTAGTTTTCTTGATGCGCAGACTAGACAACTTGAGGCTGCTGCTTATCCGGCTTTAGATGAGCTGACCTCAAAG ATTAGCAGTCGTAATTTGGATCGTGTGCGTAAGTTGAAGAGTGCAATGACCAGGTTGACGAATAGGGTTCAAAAG GTAAGAGATGAACTCGAACAACTTCTTGATGACGATGATGACATGGCAGACCTTTACTTATCAAGAAAGATGGTCGGGACTTCACCTATCAGCGACTCTGGTGCTCCAAATTGGTCTCTCGCCTCACCTACTATAACTATAGGGTCAAAGGTATCCAGAACAAGCAGGGCGAGTGCAGCAACAACGGTTGAAGAGGAGAATGATGTCGAGGAACTTGAAATGTTGCTCGAG GCTTACTTTATGCAAATTGATGGTACATTGAATAAATTGACAACG CTGCGCGAATACATCGATGACACAGAGGATTACATTAATATCCAG CTTGACAATCATCGGAATCAGCTAATTCAG CTAGAGCTGTTCCTAAGTTCTGGAACTGTTTGTTTGTCTATGTGTTCTTTGGTGGCCGCAATTTTTGGCATGAACATCCCGTATACTTGGAACGATGGTCATGAATACGTATTCAAATGG GTGATCATCGTCACGGGGATGGTTTGCGCCTCCCTTTTCTTGTTGATAATGTCGTATGCTCAGCACAAAGGTCTCGTTGGATCTTGA
- the LOC103445703 gene encoding signal recognition particle 9 kDa protein: MVYITSWDEFVERSVQLFRADPESTRYVMKYRHCEGKLVLKVTDNKECLKFKTDQAQDAKKMEKLNNIFFTLMSRGPEADPSEVTGKDQMDAQPTKKGRGRKQ; this comes from the exons ATGGTTTACATAACTTCCTGGGACGAGTTCGTCGAGCGATCCGTCCAGCTTTTCCGCGCCGATCCCGAATCT ACTCGTTACGTGATGAAGTACCGGCATTGCGAGGGGAAATTGGTTCTCAAAGTCACCGATAATAAAGAG TGTCTGAAATTCAAAACAGACCAGGCACAAGACGCTAAGAAGATGGAGAAACTCAACAACATATTCTTCACTTTGATGTCCCGAGGTCCTGAAG CGGATCCATCAGAAGTTACTGGGAAAGACCAGATGGACGCACAGCCAACCAAGAAAGGACGGGGAAGAAAACAATAG
- the LOC103445708 gene encoding probable galacturonosyltransferase 6 isoform X2, producing the protein MKLFRRCQRILILALLCVSVFAPIVFVSQRLKNVMPTGREEFIEDLSNIKYRTDSVKLSVEQESSESLKEPRKVLYEDADLLSTVNYTRKEINVDKESGNVRDATDMLERTGDGIKYGSNKGDKQLQLREILTMSGEKQLNKQDQNVHSQSGEVIDERIRQMKDVKPNRAVQHDQNAHLNLKKVTEKINEMKDQVIRAKAYLSFAPPGSKSSLVKELKLRIKEVERAIGGATKDSDLSRSALQRMRNMESSLSKASHTYPDCSSMSTKLRAMTQNAEEQVQSQKKQVSFLFNLAASTAPKGLHCLSMQLTAEYFALDSKERQFPNQKKLHDSKLYHYAVFSNNVLACTVVVNSTVSTALKPEKIVFHVVTDALNFPAISMWFLLNPPGKATIQVQSIDSFKWLSTKYNTRFRQNSSDPRYTSELNHLRFYLPYIFPALKKIVLFDHDVVVQKDLSRLWSVDMKGKVNGAVENCQESETSFLRMDTYINFSDPFVAKKFDANACTWAFGMNLFDLQEWRRKDLTKLYHKYLKMGYRRPLWVAGSLPLGWVTFYNQTVALDRRWHILGLGYDSDVVHADIDRAAVIHYDGIMKPWLDIAIARYKDYWRKYVNYDDSHLQQCNIHA; encoded by the exons ATGAAGCTGTTTCGTCGATGccagaggatcctcatcctcgCTCTGCTCTGCGTCTCTGTTTTCGCGCCCATCGTCTTCGTCTCCCAGAGACTAAAAAATGTCATGCCTACTG GGCGGGAGGAGTTCATAGAGGATTTGTCGAATATT AAATACCGGACTGATAGTGTGAAGCTTAGCGTCGAGCAG GAATCGAGTGAAAGCTTGAAAGAGCCGAGAAAAGTTTTATACGAAGATGCAGATTTGCTTTCCACAGTTAATTATACTCGTAAAGAGATTAATGTTGATAAGGAATCCGGAAATGTTAGGGACGCTACTGATATGTTGGAAAGAACTGGAGACG GAATCAAATATGGGAGCAACAAAGGAGATAAGCAACTTCAGCTGAGAGAAATATTAACCATGTCTGGGGAAAAG CAATTGAACAAACAGGATCAGAATGTACACTCTCAGTCAGGGGAAGTAATAGATGAGAGAATAAGACAGATGAAAGACGTAAAACCTAATCGTGCAGTTCAACACGATCAGAATGCacatttaaatttaaagaaagttacaGAGAAGATAAATGAGATGAAAGATCAAGTGATTAGAGCTAAAGCATACTTGAGTTTTGCACCACCAGGCAGTAAGTCAAGTTTAGTGAAGGAGTTGAAACTGCGAATTAAAGAGGTAGAACGAGCAATTGGTggagccaccaaggattcagaTTTATCAAGGAG TGCCTTGCAGAGAATGAGAAACATGGAGTCTTCACTATCTAAAGCCAGCCATACATACCCAGATTGCTCTTCCATGTCCACAAAGCTCCGTGCTATGACTCAAAATGCTGAAGAGCAAGTTCAGTCGCAGAAGAAGCAAGTCTCTTTTCTGTTCAACCTCGCTGCAAGCACAGCCCCGAAAGGTCTACATTGTCTTTCTATGCAGCTGACTGCAGAATACTTTGCTCTGGATTCCAAGGAGAGGCAGTTTCCTAACCAGAAAAAGTTGCATGATTCAAAGCTCTATCATTATGCTGTTTTCTCCAACAATGTTCTGGCATGTACAGTGGTTGTGAACTCCACTGTTTCCACTGCCTTG AAACCAGAGAAGATTGTTTTCCATGTGGTGACTGATGCACTCAATTTTCCAGCAATCTCAATGTGGTTCTTATTAAATCCTCCTGGAAAAGCCACAATCCAAGTCCAGAGCATAGATAGTTTCAAATGGTTGTCGACCAAGTACAATACAAGATTTAGGCAAAACTCCAGTGACCCTAGGTATACTTCCGAACTCAACCACCTCCGTTTCTATCTGCCATATATCTTCCCGGCATTGAAAAAGATTGTGCTGTTTGACCATGATGTGGTGGTGCAAAAGGATCTAAGTAGATTATGGAGTGTTGATATGAAGGGAAAAGTAAATGGAGCAGTTGAAAATTGTCAGGAGAGTGAAACTTCCTTCCTTCGGATGGATACATACATCAACTTCTCAGATCCATTTGTGGCAAAGAAGTTTGATGCCAATGCATGCACGTGGGCATTTGGGATGAATTTGTTTGACCTTCAAGAGTGGAGGAGAAAAGATCTGACTAAACTCTACCACAAATACTTGAAAATG GGTTATAGAAGGCCATTGTGGGTGGCTGGGAGTTTGCCCTTAGGTTGGGTCACCTTCTATAACCAGACGGTAGCTTTGGACAGGCGGTGGCACATCCTTGGGCTGGGTTACGACTCAGATGTGGTTCATGCTGACATTGATCGAGCGGCAGTAATACACTATGATGGAATCAT
- the LOC103445708 gene encoding probable galacturonosyltransferase 6 isoform X1, with protein sequence MKLFRRCQRILILALLCVSVFAPIVFVSQRLKNVMPTGREEFIEDLSNIKYRTDSVKLSVEQESSESLKEPRKVLYEDADLLSTVNYTRKEINVDKESGNVRDATDMLERTGDGIKYGSNKGDKQLQLREILTMSGEKKQLNKQDQNVHSQSGEVIDERIRQMKDVKPNRAVQHDQNAHLNLKKVTEKINEMKDQVIRAKAYLSFAPPGSKSSLVKELKLRIKEVERAIGGATKDSDLSRSALQRMRNMESSLSKASHTYPDCSSMSTKLRAMTQNAEEQVQSQKKQVSFLFNLAASTAPKGLHCLSMQLTAEYFALDSKERQFPNQKKLHDSKLYHYAVFSNNVLACTVVVNSTVSTALKPEKIVFHVVTDALNFPAISMWFLLNPPGKATIQVQSIDSFKWLSTKYNTRFRQNSSDPRYTSELNHLRFYLPYIFPALKKIVLFDHDVVVQKDLSRLWSVDMKGKVNGAVENCQESETSFLRMDTYINFSDPFVAKKFDANACTWAFGMNLFDLQEWRRKDLTKLYHKYLKMGYRRPLWVAGSLPLGWVTFYNQTVALDRRWHILGLGYDSDVVHADIDRAAVIHYDGIMKPWLDIAIARYKDYWRKYVNYDDSHLQQCNIHA encoded by the exons ATGAAGCTGTTTCGTCGATGccagaggatcctcatcctcgCTCTGCTCTGCGTCTCTGTTTTCGCGCCCATCGTCTTCGTCTCCCAGAGACTAAAAAATGTCATGCCTACTG GGCGGGAGGAGTTCATAGAGGATTTGTCGAATATT AAATACCGGACTGATAGTGTGAAGCTTAGCGTCGAGCAG GAATCGAGTGAAAGCTTGAAAGAGCCGAGAAAAGTTTTATACGAAGATGCAGATTTGCTTTCCACAGTTAATTATACTCGTAAAGAGATTAATGTTGATAAGGAATCCGGAAATGTTAGGGACGCTACTGATATGTTGGAAAGAACTGGAGACG GAATCAAATATGGGAGCAACAAAGGAGATAAGCAACTTCAGCTGAGAGAAATATTAACCATGTCTGGGGAAAAG AAGCAATTGAACAAACAGGATCAGAATGTACACTCTCAGTCAGGGGAAGTAATAGATGAGAGAATAAGACAGATGAAAGACGTAAAACCTAATCGTGCAGTTCAACACGATCAGAATGCacatttaaatttaaagaaagttacaGAGAAGATAAATGAGATGAAAGATCAAGTGATTAGAGCTAAAGCATACTTGAGTTTTGCACCACCAGGCAGTAAGTCAAGTTTAGTGAAGGAGTTGAAACTGCGAATTAAAGAGGTAGAACGAGCAATTGGTggagccaccaaggattcagaTTTATCAAGGAG TGCCTTGCAGAGAATGAGAAACATGGAGTCTTCACTATCTAAAGCCAGCCATACATACCCAGATTGCTCTTCCATGTCCACAAAGCTCCGTGCTATGACTCAAAATGCTGAAGAGCAAGTTCAGTCGCAGAAGAAGCAAGTCTCTTTTCTGTTCAACCTCGCTGCAAGCACAGCCCCGAAAGGTCTACATTGTCTTTCTATGCAGCTGACTGCAGAATACTTTGCTCTGGATTCCAAGGAGAGGCAGTTTCCTAACCAGAAAAAGTTGCATGATTCAAAGCTCTATCATTATGCTGTTTTCTCCAACAATGTTCTGGCATGTACAGTGGTTGTGAACTCCACTGTTTCCACTGCCTTG AAACCAGAGAAGATTGTTTTCCATGTGGTGACTGATGCACTCAATTTTCCAGCAATCTCAATGTGGTTCTTATTAAATCCTCCTGGAAAAGCCACAATCCAAGTCCAGAGCATAGATAGTTTCAAATGGTTGTCGACCAAGTACAATACAAGATTTAGGCAAAACTCCAGTGACCCTAGGTATACTTCCGAACTCAACCACCTCCGTTTCTATCTGCCATATATCTTCCCGGCATTGAAAAAGATTGTGCTGTTTGACCATGATGTGGTGGTGCAAAAGGATCTAAGTAGATTATGGAGTGTTGATATGAAGGGAAAAGTAAATGGAGCAGTTGAAAATTGTCAGGAGAGTGAAACTTCCTTCCTTCGGATGGATACATACATCAACTTCTCAGATCCATTTGTGGCAAAGAAGTTTGATGCCAATGCATGCACGTGGGCATTTGGGATGAATTTGTTTGACCTTCAAGAGTGGAGGAGAAAAGATCTGACTAAACTCTACCACAAATACTTGAAAATG GGTTATAGAAGGCCATTGTGGGTGGCTGGGAGTTTGCCCTTAGGTTGGGTCACCTTCTATAACCAGACGGTAGCTTTGGACAGGCGGTGGCACATCCTTGGGCTGGGTTACGACTCAGATGTGGTTCATGCTGACATTGATCGAGCGGCAGTAATACACTATGATGGAATCAT